In Mangrovibacterium diazotrophicum, one genomic interval encodes:
- a CDS encoding response regulator transcription factor — MRIAIFENYNLFSSGLKSVLAEQNQLEIVVAANSISDLLKEIEEKSPDILLFDILHCDNGGIRLIRRVIRRYPDLPVVLLTSMQFSDCFTDHVKLGVKGFVFENETPEDLKCAIRKIISGSTYLPREMQKWLAEISPSGKRNALVLKKKNTLTEREISILKLFCQGLTYKEIGKKLFISPRTVETHKKNILTKLRLKSTAEMVKYAFHNHLII; from the coding sequence GTGAGAATTGCGATTTTTGAGAACTATAATCTGTTTAGTTCAGGCTTGAAATCGGTATTGGCTGAGCAAAACCAACTTGAAATTGTCGTGGCTGCAAATTCCATCAGCGATTTGTTGAAAGAGATCGAAGAGAAATCGCCGGATATTCTTCTCTTCGACATTCTGCATTGCGACAATGGCGGAATTCGCCTGATTCGCAGAGTAATCCGGAGATACCCGGATTTGCCGGTTGTTTTGCTGACCAGCATGCAGTTTTCGGATTGCTTCACCGATCACGTCAAATTGGGAGTTAAAGGTTTCGTGTTCGAAAATGAAACTCCGGAGGATCTGAAGTGTGCGATCCGAAAGATCATTTCGGGGTCGACCTATCTGCCGCGCGAAATGCAGAAATGGCTGGCGGAGATTTCGCCATCGGGTAAGCGAAATGCCTTGGTTCTTAAAAAGAAAAATACCCTTACCGAACGGGAAATCTCAATCCTGAAGCTCTTCTGCCAGGGGTTAACTTATAAAGAAATAGGCAAAAAACTGTTTATCAGCCCTCGTACAGTGGAAACGCACAAAAAAAATATTCTGACAAAATTGAGGTTAAAGTCGACGGCCGAAATGGTTAAGTATGCTTTTCACAATCATTTGATTATTTGA
- a CDS encoding response regulator transcription factor codes for MNKEIVIAGDNHILRKGLGMLFENDGRFRVVGEVSKPAEFFSEFKRNVPEIVLLDLTLLQDDVFSILNFLRGGHPDIPVVALAIGASEGAVLDAVMMGVRAVIWKEDSWENLLEAMSRVLNGEIYFEMSERRLEKKLLEGLQKANNAGKELLDLSPREQQVLKLIAEGLSYKQIADILSISPRTVESHKNNLLEKLNLSTPVDLVKYAMRMKLVD; via the coding sequence GTGAATAAAGAGATCGTAATTGCTGGTGATAACCACATATTGCGAAAGGGCTTAGGAATGTTGTTCGAAAACGACGGGCGGTTTAGGGTGGTTGGGGAGGTTTCAAAACCTGCTGAATTCTTTTCGGAGTTTAAAAGAAACGTGCCGGAAATTGTTCTATTGGATTTGACCCTTCTTCAGGACGACGTGTTTTCCATACTCAATTTTTTAAGGGGAGGTCATCCCGATATTCCGGTTGTTGCATTGGCGATCGGTGCAAGCGAAGGCGCGGTATTGGATGCCGTGATGATGGGCGTGCGGGCTGTGATATGGAAAGAGGATTCCTGGGAAAATCTATTGGAGGCCATGAGCCGTGTTTTGAACGGCGAGATTTACTTTGAAATGTCAGAAAGGAGACTTGAGAAGAAATTACTAGAAGGACTTCAGAAAGCCAACAATGCCGGAAAAGAGTTACTGGATTTAAGCCCGCGCGAGCAACAGGTTCTCAAGCTGATTGCCGAAGGACTTTCCTACAAACAAATTGCCGATATATTGTCGATTAGTCCGCGAACGGTTGAGTCGCACAAAAATAACCTGCTCGAAAAGTTGAACTTGTCTACTCCTGTTGACCTGGTGAAATATGCCATGCGTATGAAGCTTGTTGACTGA
- the recR gene encoding recombination mediator RecR has translation MMTEKFPSRLLENAVNEFSKLPGIGRKTALRLVLHLLKQETNDVEIFGNSIIQARTEIKHCKVCHNISDHDVCNICSQPDRSGEIICVVETIRDVMAIENTRQFIGLYHVLGGIISPMDGIGPSDLEINSLVERVKEGTVSEVILALSTTMEGDTTNFYIYKKLKDYNIKISTLARGVSVGDELEYADELTLGRSIKNRLDFESSLSQ, from the coding sequence ATGATGACAGAAAAATTTCCTTCCCGGCTGCTGGAAAATGCGGTGAATGAATTCTCAAAATTACCCGGGATTGGAAGAAAAACAGCTTTACGATTGGTGCTCCATTTACTGAAGCAGGAGACGAACGATGTGGAAATTTTTGGGAACAGTATCATTCAGGCAAGAACGGAAATCAAACATTGCAAAGTTTGTCACAACATATCCGATCATGACGTTTGCAACATCTGCAGCCAACCGGATCGCAGCGGCGAAATCATCTGTGTGGTAGAAACGATTCGCGACGTAATGGCCATTGAGAACACCCGGCAGTTTATCGGCTTGTACCATGTTTTGGGTGGAATCATCTCGCCGATGGACGGAATCGGACCTTCTGACCTGGAGATTAACTCGCTGGTTGAGCGTGTAAAAGAAGGCACGGTAAGTGAGGTTATTTTGGCGCTCAGCACAACCATGGAGGGAGACACCACAAACTTCTACATTTATAAAAAGCTGAAAGACTACAACATCAAAATTTCAACCCTGGCCCGGGGCGTCTCGGTTGGTGATGAACTGGAATATGCAGACGAGCTCACGCTCGGTCGTTCCATCAAAAACCGACTCGACT
- a CDS encoding HYR-like domain-containing protein has protein sequence MTDVYISTSKKSSYGCWRFSVPILLVILLAMVMPNKSVAQTTGNIQGIAPVQAPTNGTAIDGNAYANHVFGLTDNTSGFPQNYGTAGDIFYWDQVYPGDGGGVFDILPIADPPYFDVSENSFPGVADYTVVRYVDDITNKDPTIFTGRNKINDNPSTYEWGVGSNPNKNEIQNAGVIFTRGNSSIIGIDGNPGNPDDLWVAWAADREVTNGSSYIDFEFLQKPFYMDTLGMDNAGYYYGKFVTEADAATGGRTPGDILVTVEFTNGGPVANVIVLIWQNVGGTYEYVPFTDYPHGTILATVNTEKTYVHFPAFGNVEQVTLVGSNGGAGYTGMLPYYDINQWCEGAINLSAFFDETINPCFGIATVFTRTRTSGESGTAELKDFPGPPAQVNVLSNPPVVSCPGDLEFEPCAEVDLEEQWDNWRVQFSYVEGTGNSTEPVTVTMGGDDLPEDLPEGASCGFTATHWIKAVDYCGKMDSCGATFTVYPDAVAPVFAEVPGDITYECAVDVPAAGMLGWTDNCDGSGEVLGVDESDGQSCPETITRTWTYTDACGNTTSVSQIITIHDMTAPVIADMDDMTLDGCNPDWPSEVTTSWTDNCGVGGQTSGTLAGVAGEVMWLDDCTQYIDYSFNAT, from the coding sequence ATGACAGACGTTTACATCTCTACCTCTAAAAAGAGTAGTTATGGTTGTTGGCGCTTTTCTGTACCTATACTCTTGGTGATTCTACTGGCGATGGTAATGCCGAACAAATCGGTCGCACAAACAACGGGAAATATTCAGGGGATCGCTCCTGTACAGGCCCCGACAAATGGTACGGCGATTGACGGCAACGCGTACGCGAATCACGTATTTGGACTTACGGATAATACCTCCGGGTTTCCTCAAAATTATGGAACTGCCGGAGATATTTTTTATTGGGATCAGGTATACCCCGGAGATGGCGGCGGTGTATTTGATATTTTGCCAATTGCTGATCCTCCTTATTTTGATGTATCGGAAAACAGTTTTCCCGGCGTGGCTGATTACACGGTCGTTCGGTATGTTGATGATATTACAAATAAGGATCCAACGATTTTTACCGGAAGAAACAAGATTAACGATAACCCCAGTACTTATGAATGGGGTGTCGGCTCAAATCCGAACAAAAACGAGATTCAGAATGCTGGTGTAATTTTTACCCGTGGTAATTCCAGCATTATCGGAATCGACGGAAATCCAGGTAATCCGGATGATCTGTGGGTGGCTTGGGCCGCTGACCGCGAGGTAACGAATGGTAGTAGTTATATCGACTTCGAGTTCCTGCAAAAGCCATTTTATATGGATACCCTGGGAATGGACAATGCCGGGTATTATTATGGAAAATTTGTAACTGAAGCCGATGCTGCAACAGGCGGACGGACTCCCGGAGATATTTTGGTCACCGTTGAGTTTACAAACGGTGGGCCGGTTGCGAACGTCATCGTTCTGATTTGGCAGAATGTTGGTGGAACTTATGAATACGTTCCATTTACCGATTATCCTCACGGAACGATTCTCGCAACAGTAAACACGGAGAAAACCTATGTGCATTTTCCTGCATTTGGAAATGTAGAGCAGGTAACTTTGGTCGGTTCCAATGGAGGCGCCGGGTACACCGGAATGCTTCCCTATTACGATATTAATCAATGGTGCGAGGGGGCTATCAACTTGAGTGCTTTCTTCGATGAGACTATTAATCCTTGTTTTGGGATTGCAACTGTATTTACACGCACCCGGACTTCAGGAGAATCCGGGACTGCGGAATTAAAAGACTTCCCCGGACCGCCTGCGCAGGTGAATGTGCTAAGTAACCCACCGGTTGTTAGTTGCCCCGGCGACCTTGAATTTGAGCCTTGTGCTGAAGTTGATCTCGAGGAACAATGGGATAATTGGCGAGTTCAATTTAGCTATGTTGAAGGAACCGGAAATTCAACCGAACCGGTTACGGTAACAATGGGAGGAGATGATTTACCGGAGGATCTTCCAGAGGGAGCTTCTTGCGGCTTCACCGCAACTCATTGGATCAAGGCCGTAGATTATTGCGGGAAGATGGATTCGTGCGGTGCAACCTTTACGGTTTATCCTGATGCGGTAGCTCCGGTGTTTGCTGAAGTACCTGGTGATATTACCTACGAGTGTGCAGTAGATGTTCCGGCTGCAGGTATGTTGGGCTGGACGGATAACTGTGACGGCAGCGGTGAAGTGCTGGGTGTTGATGAGTCTGACGGACAAAGCTGTCCGGAAACCATTACCCGTACCTGGACTTATACTGATGCTTGTGGTAACACGACTTCAGTGAGCCAGATTATCACGATTCATGATATGACCGCACCGGTTATTGCCGACATGGATGACATGACCCTGGATGGTTGTAACCCGGATTGGCCGTCAGAAGTGACCACCAGCTGGACGGACAACTGTGGCGTTGGTGGACAAACCTCGGGCACACTGGCAGGTGTAGCGGGTGAAGTGATGTGGCTGGATGACTGTACTCAATACATCGACTACAGCTTCAATGCAACGGA